Part of the Mangifera indica cultivar Alphonso chromosome 4, CATAS_Mindica_2.1, whole genome shotgun sequence genome, cccATATACATTGAAGTCAATCTGAAGCAGATTCAAAACAAGCCCAACTTTTTTATCAGAAAAGTGTGAGATATTACAGTACTCAGATCCAGTACTCCAAAAATTACCCCATtccataaacataaaaaatgggGCCACAGTTAATAGCATGAAGAGTTGAATCcacaaaaaacaaaatggatgatAAACTACCTCTCTATAAAGCTTAGTTTCCATTTCCTGCAATTTCTTTAATGCTTTCTCGTCATCCTCACTTAAAGATCGAAACAGAGAAACTGAAGGAATGTTGCATAATGTACTAAGAAACCTCATGAAGTACGATCCAAGGTCATTTGGCTCAAGTCCATTTGGGAAAGAACGTGAATTCTCCACCTTCTGAGCATTTGCCAGCAATAGTTGCAGCTGCTCAATACACATCCTACAAAGAGCACCAGAGGTAGCAGCTTTAGGCCACCTAAATTTCTCTTGTAACTCAAAAGATGTCACTTCAGTGCCAAGTGCTGCAGAGAACAAACCCTGAACAgctaaaaactttaaaacttccATTTGCACTCGGAACTTTGCTTCAAGATCCAGGTTCAGATATTTCAAAATACTGGGGAGGGATTCTATGACCCAACTTTTCGGGAAATCAGAATTTGCCAACGTCCCCACTGAATCTTTCTCTCCAATTGAACCTATCTCTGAATTGTCATCAGTAGTTTGGCTCTGATCTGAAGGTTCCTCTGACGTAGGACCTTCATCCACAAACATATTCACTAGGTTTTGAATGAAAAGTGAGTAACCTGATTCTGTTCTGAACTCTGCCATCAAATCCTTCACAGTTTTAGTCCTTGTGAAGGAGTCGAATTTGCCATTACTGTGTTTTTGTAAAGCAACAATTACAGCAACTCTTCGGACATCATCATTCCCAACCCAATCCAATAATTTTTTGAGGAAATCCTTTGCAACATCATACAACCATGCATCCTTTGAAGGAAGTATATCGATCAGGCACTGGACAAGTTTGTAAGACAGAACAATTGAAACAAAGGATGCAGGCAACCTAGGGAAAAGAAGAGCCAGAACATCAAATGCCAAGTTTTTACGGTCATGGGATGAGAGAAGAAGGGATCCTTCAACAACAACTTCACAGAAAGACTGAAGATTCTTAGCAACTTCTTCTTCAGAAGCGCTGGTCTTGCGACTCTTTTTGTGCTTCTTTAAGGAACTTGAAACTGACGTTGCATCCCCAGCTTGCAATACTGTATCAGGTAAGAGCACATTTACCAGAACAGGCCACACACCGTGAACTCGGGGCTGACAGAAGGTGGATTCCTTCcacacaaaagaaaaagtaatttaGAAAACTTATCATATGTAATCCACCGTATTATAGTTGCAGTGTTTGGACATATCTGATAATTACCTTCAAGCAATTGGCAAGTAAGGACAAATGGTCAGCAGCAAAAAGTTTGCTAGAGCTGAAGGGAGTTGGCAAAAGTTTGCCAAACTTTCCGCTGTCAACAGAGATTCTTTCCTGAATTCTCAATGCTAAAAGCAGAGCATCAGGGTTTCCAACTTCATTGGCTCCTTCAAACCATTCATGAAGACCTGGAGCTTCAAGAACATGACTTAGCAAAGCTTCAGTAGGCAACTGCAAAAACATAAAGCATCTCACTATAAAAATTAAGAGGACAAAACAAACAAGTCCAGGCCCATACCATCTGGATAAAGAGAATGGAACAATTCCTCCTTCAATTTAAGCAAGTAATAATTATTAGAATGCCTAAAAGGGAGAGCTGATCCATGTATGCCAAACATACAAGTAAAGCACCCAAATATATagaatatcataatcaaaagtACAAGGAATCCAGAAATCTAGTAACTGAGAAACTCAAGCAAGGCAGCCATCTCACAAACTTAGATCACAATAACCCTGCCTTTATTATTATAGACCCGGTTTTTAGCCCCTCCAAGGTCCAACTTCTTCCATCAAAATGCTCAAGTCTATTAATGCAGATAATCTAGCCTCCATGTAGTTTTACGCTCAAGCAAGAATCTTAAAGCCTAACCTTGGAGGATAACTCTAAATGGGTTTGTTGAATATTCCAAGCATGTTACATCATATgcataatgaaaataatgaaaaatcaaaCAGAGTGAGACACATCATTTTATGAGAAGGAAAAAGACCATGTAAATAATATGGTAAAACCAaccaaagtaattaaaaaaataaaataaaataactttgaaGGCACAGAGATGACAAGGAAAGAGCAGAAGTGCGAAAAAAAGCACTGAATGACAGACATTACTGAAACAAATCAACCAAGACATCAGCCTAGCAACCACATACTTTTTAAAAAGAAGCCTTTTACTTGATTAGAAATTATACAGGAGAAAATGAATAAGAAATAGAAACAGGAAGTTAACTCTTTTAGCACTTAACTGTCTggtgaatatattattaaaaaaataattgtagttTTCACCATTATTTCACTTCTTACAACTAAAACCTCAAATCCCATCATAAACACATTAAAGAGATTTGATACAGTAATATATCCTCCAAAGAACCTGAAAAGAAGCTATTTGGGCTATCATACATTGACCAACTACAATTTCTATTGCAATGAAAAAATTGTACTATGTTATTAATTGGTCCAAAACATTACCTTCTGTATGTGTATGTGtgcgtgtgtatatataaactataaaagCAAGTCATCCCAGATATTCTGGCACAATGAACATTGTCCATTTATTAGAGCATACCCTTTCagttaaatctaaaataattgacaTAGCAGGCTCTTGCAGGTATCGCCTCTTTGCAGCAAGTGAGATAAGAAGACTGGTGAATTCCCTGATATATGGTGTGTTTTTATCAGAGTTCCACTCTTTAGTTAGTCTTGCTGACCGGGCAATAGCACCATAAGCAAACAAGTGTCCCAAAAGGCAATCCCGAGCTTCCTAAAATTACATAGAAAAGAACTTAGAAAGTTCTATTGTGTATCATAACAAACATATAAACCATATACAACATTAAGAACATAAAAGAGATTTTTGCCTACCAGACCCTTCATTGATGAAGAGACCTCTAGCAAATCAACAATTAGTTTCAGCAACGAGTCCACTTTGACACTATGAATTTTACCAATTAAAAGAGTCAGACCCAAAGCAAACCCTTGTCTTGCACACTGCAAAAGCAATTTCGCAGCATATATTAGCCAAAGTAACACAAAAATGTCGTCAAAGAGATGACCCAGTGTTCATAACAACAACTAGAATATAGTGCAGAGATCATAATTGTTCTCACTTCAAAATAAAATCCCAAAGATTTTCCACGACATAAAAAGCTCACTCTCAATAGTAGCTCTAAATACATGTAAAAGTTTCACCTTCTCATCGTTACTGACATAACTATAAGATTTAATGGACCAGGTATGATTAAACAGAACATTAAACTCAAATAACCGAAGAAATGGcaaattttagtgaaaaaaatgcatgataaataagttaaataacatgcaaataaaatttatctgtaGGATAAATAAACTTAAAGCAGAGGAAGCAATATAATTTGtcaaacataaacataaatatcTTGTGACAACAAAAGGAAACTCCTAGCCTTGGttgaagtaaaataaataaacataaacagAAGAAAGGAATTAGGAAACAGTTGCAACCATGAAATGCAACCAGATATTGCAATGAATTAAGCTATGGTAAACTTGTATTTGACATTACACAAAGTTACCCAACCAAACCAAAAAAGGCCAACTTATTTCACATTAAAATCTGTCAAAACAATATGTAGAGGAGATAATGTGTGTTCAATTACGTACAAGCATACACAGTCAACTGACATAATCTTGTTTCTTAATATAAACTgtaacttttattaattatggatTCCAATTATGTAAGTGAAGAGGCCATATTACtttaagcttttaaaattttctgacCAGATCAATGTggtaaaagattaaaataaaaaattacttatatgTACAATAATTTTCTTCCCGCTATAAAGGCTGTGATATGGAGCTGAAATTGCTGACCAGGGCATCTTTGCAGCTAGAATAAACAAGTTTGTATCTGGCCCCAAAGATGGTTATAGGTTGCAAGTCTTTGGTTTCTAAGGTTCTACAGACCCACAACAATTTCTTGATGCAACCAGGGCTTGAAAGCAGATAATGCCTCACCCCCTTTATGTCTAGAAATGATTTTCTTTCTATAAATTCTGTCATCTAGATAAATCATATTGCTATATTTTTCCATTGCATACCATTAGAGCCTAAATTTGAAACTTCAATTAAAGAAGACcaaaaatatcacatttcaCGAAATAAGGAAATGTCGAATACGAACATAGAGACACAAGAATATGATTAATGAGAACAGACAGATTGTGTCAAACAGTTATCTATAAATATCAAGTACAGTCTCAAGTCTTAAAACGCCAGATAAGCAGCTCCCGAAAGGCTGTGCCCAAAAAAATATGAGTTCCTGAAGTTTATATTGTAAGACATTAAAGTTTCATATTCATATGTATAAACCACACAGAAAAAGTTGATAACAATGCATAAGATCgacaatcaaattaattaaacatacCTCTCTAGATGAAGAAACACCACGGATAAGTCTACGCACAGCATATCTCAAAGAAGGTGCACAATCATTCAACCCATCATATTTATCAGCTTCCAATTTCATTCCATCCTCAACCAACTCCCTCCCACCCCTCTCATATGCCTTCTGAACTTCCACCAACTGTGTCACCAGTGATTCTGCTGCAGCTTGTCTCAAAGAAACATTAGCCGATGCCAAATCCTGAAAAACACTAATATGGAACTCGGGCATACAATTACCCGATGAAAACACAGCTGATGTCCGAGTTCCTTCCCTTTCTACAGCTACATCCGTTTGTTTGGGCTTTGACTCTTTATATTCCACGGTAGCGTGATGCCTCTCTTTGTCCACtgcttttctcttcttctttctttccatgGGTTTAATAGATGAATCCTCAGCTGCCATATCCCCATCTTTTTTCTTaccctttttcattttcttcttcaaaggACTTGCAACAACATTATCACTTTCTATATTTTCAGCTGTTTCTACTACACCCTCTGCTTCCTCTACAACATCGGAGTTCCTTTTCTTGCTGACCATTGAAACCAAATTTTTCAAGCTGAAACTTTCTGCAGTAAAACAATGTTTCAAAAACAATGCATTTCCAAAGACAAATACTAACGAGTGTAAGTAAACCCATAATATTCACTATCTACAACATAGTCACTGATAAAAAGGAGCACCAAATACTTTTTTTCTGGTTAATTTCATTGCCCCAACAATAGCATAATCTAAACACTCAATTTAGCTACTCAGGTTAAAACGGTGAACtccttcaaaaaatataaaaataaattgaacaaaTACACATCCCTCAAAAGCCTTTTCATCATTCATCTGCATTCCAAGCAACCAAAAAAACGAaaaggaataaataaataacttataGAGGACAAAAGAGCAAACCTTTGATTTGagagttttagggttttgaaaacACCGAAATTAGTGGATAATAGTGTTTTAGAAGAAATATTGTTCGGTTTTATTAGGCTTCAGAATGGCCGACGTTTAGTATgataatgttaaatattatgGAGCACTATATACAGTTGTTTCTTGCAAAATCACCCCATACTTAAGACAGGAACAGGATTCAAATgttaattttagataattaattttctgaataataatatgagattttttGAGTTAATACGATGTTTGTCGGGGCCTTCCGGGCTGGCCATTTTCCCGGCCGACTTGACCCAATTTTAGTCTCTGGTTAGGATTCTTGGCCGTGTTTTAAAATTAGATCGAATCAATtggtttaattgattaaatagtaAATCAATCTATAATTGGAATCAACCAATTCAATCGATTAGATCATAAACCAGTTTACAATTCGatactgtttatatataaatattgattaatttaaaatttgattacaTTTGATAAATCTATTGAACTAgaaaaaccatttaaaataaCACAACcgaatttatataatattatacagTTTTTGTcttattgaaacaaaaaaaaaattaaaatttgtaagattttaattgaattaatgataaatttggtaattaatttttttctttatttgtataataaaatatcaattatttaattaacatatttaaaattattttttatttttttattttattggattgaaatttaggtttttaatttaaaattttatttgattgttgttgataattgtataaaattattttttaatgaattttatatatatcatgttttaatactatttaaaaaatacctaataattagaaaataaattgaatggATCCAGAAATAAGTGAAACAACAGCTTCATTATAGGCTCAGTTTTAAAAGCTTTGAATAGTAGGAATTAGaacaaagtgaaaaagaaaataataataatttaaatttgttaagggGATTTTTACTGgacaaatattttgataaattatttttttccaaaggTTGTGCCCAGAACACATTTTCCTTTTTACGGTAATTTTACCCAAAATCAAACCTCACtggagttataaaaataaagtaataatttatcatccaaaatttaaaaaaaaaaaattaaaaataaccctTTCCAAATCTCATCTAAACTTTTAACAGTTTTACCAGAAATAGTTTGACCATCTTCACAAGTCTGaaaacttaaattattattattaccacCATCTCAAGCCTAATCCCTAGACTATTACTACAACCTTTCCCTCGCAATTTCAGATTGTCTCAGTAACCCTCTCAACTCAACctaatcaattcaattcaaactcataaaccctaaaattataGCAAACTAATTTCATTAACACAAATCCGAATTACTACATAAATCCTCAATCAACAAACATCATGAAAACAATAGAACACTTCAAAtgattaaaatacatatatatatatgggttaCATACCTTCACCAAATTGAGATCTCAAATCAGATAAGTCAACCACGTTTCTTCCCCTACTTCACCACGATTTTTCCAAATCACACAATGCAATGAGTCTGTTGTTTGTGCTTGAAAGTTTACAACGGAGGAAAAGGATTTTTTGCTGTCGAAGTTTGTCTTAAATAGGTTAAGACTACAGAGAATATACTCCAGAACTTTTCCAccttgaataaataataatataatttccccCTTTTATCTATCAACTTATCGATTGATTCATCGCCCTCTAAACACAACAAAATCTGTTAGCATGGATATCATGATACACTCTTAAAACATTGAAGATAAAATGAATGGCCAAACCAAATCCCGTCCATCCTCAAGCAATCCACAAAAGATCCTGAGAAAGGCTTTTTACTATGTAGAAGAATTACTCACCTCTTACTAAAGTCCACAACTGAACTATTTTCAGAAAAATTTATGCTTCAATTTTCTTAACTAGTTCTCAAAATACAATTCGAGTACTTAGAACCATTTATATTTTAGATACAAAAGTcgactcaaatcacatatatcctaaaacagatCAAAATGAAGTTATCAACTCTGCATTCACTTCTTCACCTCCTCAAATTCAGCTTCTGGAGTCTGCTCCCCACCCTGAGAACCTCCTGATGCGGCACCACCACCAGAACCACCAGCCATGTGTTGTCCAATCTTGGAAACTGCTTTGTTTGCTGCATCAAGCTTAGCCTTGATTTCATCAATGTTATCACCTCCCATTGCAGTTCTCAGATCAGCCACAGCATCCTCAATCTCCTTTGCAACTTCAGCAGGAATCTTTTCCCTGTATTCACTCAAGCTCTTCTCGATGCTGTAGATAGTGGTGTCAGCATTGTTTCTGATATCAATCAATGCTTTTCTTTCCTGATCTTTCTGAGCATGTAATTCAGCTTCCTTGACCATCTTCTCAATCTCATCATCTGACAGTCCTCCAGATGAGCGAATAGTTATCTGCTGTTCCTTACTAGTGGCCTTGTCTTTGGCAGATACAGTGACGATACCATTGGCGTCGATATCAAAAGTTACCTCAATTTGAGGCATTCCTCGAGGAGCAGGTGGAATGCCCACAAGTTCAAACTCTCCCAGGAGCTTATTGTCAGATGCCATTTCACGCTCACCCTGCAGTACTTTAATACCGACCTGAGTCTGGTTGTCAGCTGCAGTTGAGAACACCTGCAGACAAAAGAACCACCAATAAAAAGGAATACAACACAGAAAAAAAAGAGCAGAGAACAAGAAGAGCATAAAGCTGCAACTTGGGCATATTAGTTAGATTCTAGGCTAAAATGCAAACCTTAGTCCTGTAAACTCAAAGGTAACATTGGTTAAACACAACAGAGCAGATGGATGTCTCAAGTATAACTTAAGTAGATAACTACCGCCTAGACAAATCAGGCTGCAGTTGTTCACcctactagtaattttttacaACAGCATGCTTAAATAATTAATCCTCAAACATGATTTGCAAACTAGAAACCCCAAAAAGATTCAAATGAAATGTAGCATTACTCTATATAACCACTTACCTGACTCTTCTTTGTTGGAATTGTTGTGTTGCGGTTTATGAGCCTTGTGAAGATACCACCAAGTGTCTCAATACCAAGTGATAGAGGTGTTACATCTAGGAGAAGCAACTCTTTAACATCCCCTCGAAGAATACCACCTTGAATAGCCGCCCCAAGGGCAACTGCCTCATCAGGATTCACTCCCTTGCTTGGGCTCTTTCCAAAGATTTCAGAGACTATTTCTTGGACCTTAGGTACCCTAGTCATGCCTCCAACAAGAAGGACCTCATCAACATCCTTTACAGTGATGTTGGCATCCTTTAAGCAGCTCTTGCAAGGGGCCTTAGTCCTGTCAATCAAATGATTCACTAAGGATTCAAACTTGGATCGGGTTAAAGTGATATTCAAATGTTTTGCACCAGATGAGTCAGCGGTAATAAATGGTAGATTAATCTCAGTCTGGGATGTTGATGAAAGCTCTATCTTCGCCTTCTCGGCTGCCTCGCGAAGCCTCTGCAAGGCAAGTCTGTCCTTTGAAAGATCAATGCTCTCTGTTCTCTTGAATTCACTCACTAAGAACTCCAACAAGGCATTGTCAAAGTCCTCTCCACCCAAGAATGTGTCCCCATTTGTTGCTTTTACCTGGATAAGATAATCATTAGCATTGCTTGAATTAACTAAATGAAGTACCATAACAATTAAATACGATTTATACCTCAAAAACACCATTGGAGATCTCAAGAATTGAAACATCAAATGTTCCACCACCAAGATCAAAAACAGCAATTAGGCCCTCTTTGTTGTTCATTCCATAAGAAAGTGCAGCAGCAGTCGGCTCATTAATAATTCTTTGAACATCAAGACCAGCAATTCTACCAGCATCCTTTGTTGCTTGCCTCTGAGCATCATTGAAATAAGCTGGAACAGTGATCACAGCCTTTGAAACAGCCTTTCCAAGATAAGATTCTGCAGTTTCCTTCATCTTGGTCAGAATGAAGGCTCCAATCTGACTTGGAGAATACCGCTGTCCATTGGCTTCAACCCAAGCATCTCCATTAGGGGCCTTGACTATCTTAAATGGAACCATCTTCATTTCTTTCTGTGTCTGGGGATCATCAAATCGTCTACCAATAAGACGCTTTGTCCCAAACACTGTGTTGGTTGGGTTGGTCACAGCCTGTCGTTTTGCAGGTGTACCCACAAGGAGCTCTCCTTTATTATTGAAAGCTACCACCGATGGTGTGGTCCGTGCTCCTTCAGAGTTCTCAATAACTTTAGGATTCTATGCAAAAAAAAGGGAGCATTATCTACAACATCAAGCCTTGTTAACAAATgtcataaagaaaaattattcaagacACAAAACTGACACATACCTTTCCCTCCATGACAGCAACACATGAATTAGTGGTTCCCAAATCAATCCCAATAACATCATTACCAGCGGGCTTTGAACTATGACcagaaaaagtttcaaaaaattttaaataaagatgaatgaaatgaaaattttaatatgacatGCTAAACCCATAGTACCTGAAAGGTCTTGCCAAACCAGCCCAACTGTTGCCCAGATTAGAAGGAGTCCATGAGGGCTTGACATTGTTAGTCAACTGCAAAAACAATTGGAGTCACAAGATAGTCAGACTCGAGAACCCAATCACATGCGTAAAGCTTAGTACACCCTCTGATCCTAAACCTCAATGCAAGAGTCGGAAAACAAAACATAGCCGAAACACATATAGATCATGAATTCACAACATCAACATAATTTAGGGAAGAAACTCGAACGTTAAAACTGAACCGGTCGCTGCAAAATTTtgctaaatatataaataaagatatccCTAAAACATCAAAGAGACAAGCTGACAAACAGAGTAACACTCAACTGCAAAAAGCAATCAGAGGCTAAAACTTGACGCCTTATATAATTTGTAAGCAAAACAGGGATCGATTAAGCAATTAGTGGAACATGTTATATAGATCAATCATAACCATAagataaaaaccaaattataaaaagttCAGAGGTTGAGGATTTGAAACTTACGCATCTGTAGGCGGAAAGAGGAGCAGAAACGACGTCACGGCGTCGGATTGAACGGAGTAAAGCTGCGGCGGCCATGAGCTAACGACGTTTGTCTCTGGAAGGAGAGTGACAGAAATGAAAGGGTTTTGGACTAGGGTTTAGAGGAGGTTCGTGGGTAAATTTATATAGATCGTTGAAGATTTTGAGTTAATTCATTTCAGTCCTACAAATTGTAAGACTATTATATATCCTCTACAACTTTACATTTTCTCAGAAATACCCAGTATCAGctgcaattttttttggttaatagGAGTTTTGTCGGTGTATCCTTTTTCCtgtaatttaaattgagaattcaaCACTGAAGGAttacatttcatttttctagatatatattaaattatcttcCTTTgtcttataataatttaatagcTTAAATGAATTAAcgtaatagatttttttttttgccttgaTGACGTGACACTGATGAGTTGACAGGGAGTTTgcgttaatttttaaattatttaaacttttatgataaaataaaatattgggGGGTGTAAATGAAATAACCTTGTCTGCGGCTGAGAATGGATTGCGTGAAGGTTCTAGATTTGTATTTTAAGAAATTACGACAAGGTCGACCTAACTGCATGTAGCGAAAACGGTCCCTCGTCAAACGGTGTCGTCTGTGTGATTTATTTTGATTGTTTCAGGTGATGCCACGTTGCAGGCAGGGAAGCTTTTCTTGAGAAAGGGGTTTTAATTTCTAGAAATCTCCCTTAAACGGGAACGGATAATTACCGGAACACCAGACTTTTGAATTCGTTATTTACATtgatcaaaattaaacaaaattaaaattttaagggcaACTTAATCTCCGTAAAAATCCcataactttttcatttttcattaaataatcaGTGATGCTctattctaatattttcaaaaccgTATCAGACATcgatttattaaaagaaataatttaatctgtttaaaaataatatttaaaaattattttaaaataaaataaaataattttaagagattttgaattcaagcttatttaggatttagaaaaaaaaaagaattttaaagaattttttattgacgTTAGCAACCGAGTCAAATTGAAGTTCTTATTCAGTTTGTTCAATTGATTAGATATGGTTATTAATGTGCTACTTAAATGTTTAATGCTAATAATGGGTTACCCTCCATGAAAAACCCAAACCTTCCCCATTAAAATCTACTGTAAATCAGAACAAGGCTGTCCATGGAACAAATTGCTAGTCATCTTATTACTCTTttagatgacaaaaaattaataaggtcATTCCAGTGTTGCCACTAAAATACAACTCtgtaaatacaattttttacatGCACAAGTTCATAACATCCGTACAATCTGTTAAAATGTTAccacaaattcaaagaattgaagaaaaaatctACAAACCACTTCAACTCCAGACAAGATTTTGCTAACCTCCTACATAATAACTTCACCTCCTCTCTGTAACTCAGTCAAGAACCAGGAAAAACCAAATTTGTTCGGGAAGCAAGATGGTAATTTTCTGGTATAAAGCGAGAATTTGAGGTGAAAAAGAATCGTAGATACCTATTCTGCAAATGCGAAATGAAGAAAGTTTGAAAGGACATGTACGACAATGATATTATACATTTCCTTTCTATTTTCAGATTCTGAGGTATCCTCCCCTTTCTTGAACTTGAACCCCGACGGACCTCTTAAGGAATGATTTCCTGTTGAAAGACCAACTTCTTCTCATAGCCCTCAACCTCTGCCAAGCAAGGATTCGAGTATAAAGATATGGGAAAATGAAGCATAGTAGAACCAAAAGAAGCATTGCTAGACATAGAAACATGACATTGCGGAAACCATCTTTGAGCTCTGGGTCTCTCTGCCCCGTCCATGGAACTCCTCCCACATTCATTCCAAACACTGATACAAATGCATGATGCTTATTAATTGCAACAATAGTGATGCCTCTAAAATTTTACAGTAGCAAAACTTTAGATTGAAGAGAGAGTTTACCTCCGGTGATAATGGATAAAGGAAGGAATGCTATTGAAAGAAACGATAGATAGTACAACTTTCTGTTTATTTGTTCAGACTGCCAACTATCCAGACCAGCTTGAATTGTTGTGACACGATTTACTATAAAACCCACATTATCTTTTAATCTCCTAAGCTGGCTAACTAACTCTTCTAGGGCATTAACATCTTCAGGAGCAAACCAATCTTTTGATGCACACTTTTCTTTGACCCGTGGAAATACTTGCTCCCCATGTGCAATCACCTGCAGTCCAAGGAGCCGTTAGATGCCTCTGGTAATGATTCTGGAAATATAAAACCCAACTTCCAAagttaaataacaaataatatcaaTAGACACAATAGATTGTTTAAATGTTAGGATAAACTTTACTGGATCCCTAATACTGATTTCCAGTAGGAAAAAACTGAAGTATTCTCAACTCATAAAGTTAGTGCCATGATGAGCAGAACCCCAAAAGAGTTGGACTTCTTCATTTATTATAAGGACCGTGGGCTTAGCCTTTTTAGCTCAAGTATTTGAGGACTCTATGGATTCTTATCAGGTAATTGAGTTTTCAACCACCCCTGCGGTCAAAAGCCAATTATGAATATCccaagtaaattaaaatttgattataactCTTCTTTGCTTCCATGCATGCCCATTCAAATAGATAGGTAGGGGCCAAATGTTACCTGCAGGAGGCGCTGCAAATTAAGAAGCATTTTGGGAAGTCTTCTGTCATCcagcatttttttctttaaagcaAAACCACCTGTGATAAAACACAATTATCAAGTAAGTTCATCTCGTAAGTAGACTATATCAATTCAAACAGAACAATATGGACTTGGAAGAGAAACTagttatgcataaaattaagaTGGAAACAAACTTAAAGATCAGTTCACTGAATGTTAAGTTCATGAAGTGCTAAACCTGTAAGGATGAAAGGTGTGCTGAAGTTAGTTACTAAGTGCTAATCCTGTGCGAATCAAAGGATTTGTGAAGTCCAATTAATGATCTGCTGAATCAACAGCATAATATGATATGCCTtaccatttttaattttaactctcCCTTTGCAAATAATATACCACAGTAGAATAACAATGAATTGGGCAAATATGCTTCACAATAATCCATTGCAATGATTGAATTAATCtcttatcaattaaaatattgatttactCTAAACATCATTAGATAACTt contains:
- the LOC123215113 gene encoding uncharacterized protein LOC123215113 isoform X1, translating into MVSKKRNSDVVEEAEGVVETAENIESDNVVASPLKKKMKKGKKKDGDMAAEDSSIKPMERKKKRKAVDKERHHATVEYKESKPKQTDVAVEREGTRTSAVFSSGNCMPEFHISVFQDLASANVSLRQAAAESLVTQLVEVQKAYERGGRELVEDGMKLEADKYDGLNDCAPSLRYAVRRLIRGVSSSRECARQGFALGLTLLIGKIHSVKVDSLLKLIVDLLEVSSSMKGLEARDCLLGHLFAYGAIARSARLTKEWNSDKNTPYIREFTSLLISLAAKRRYLQEPAMSIILDLTERLPTEALLSHVLEAPGLHEWFEGANEVGNPDALLLALRIQERISVDSGKFGKLLPTPFSSSKLFAADHLSLLANCLKESTFCQPRVHGVWPVLVNVLLPDTVLQAGDATSVSSSLKKHKKSRKTSASEEEVAKNLQSFCEVVVEGSLLLSSHDRKNLAFDVLALLFPRLPASFVSIVLSYKLVQCLIDILPSKDAWLYDVAKDFLKKLLDWVGNDDVRRVAVIVALQKHSNGKFDSFTRTKTVKDLMAEFRTESGYSLFIQNLVNMFVDEGPTSEEPSDQSQTTDDNSEIGSIGEKDSVGTLANSDFPKSWVIESLPSILKYLNLDLEAKFRVQMEVLKFLAVQGLFSAALGTEVTSFELQEKFRWPKAATSGALCRMCIEQLQLLLANAQKVENSRSFPNGLEPNDLGSYFMRFLSTLCNIPSVSLFRSLSEDDEKALKKLQEMETKLYREERNCGLSVNANKLHALRYLLIQLLLQVLLRPGEYSEAASELVMCCKKAFASSDLLNSSGEDELDDESEPKLMDVLVDTLLSLLPQSSAPMRSPIEQVFKYFCNDVTDNGLLRMLRVIKRDLKLSRHHNANSEDDDDDFLGIEEEEEIDEAETGETGESDEQMDDLEAVADVEEGDKELPEDSDSGVDDEAMFRMDTYLAQIFKEKKNQAGSETAQSQLNLFKLRVLSLLEIYLHENPGKPQVLTVYSNLAQAFVNSHTAECSGQLEQRIWGILQKKIFKAKDFPKTESVPLSTFESLLERNLKLAAKPFKKKKSAANLSKKKQSASWNRYKMIISLAQNSTFWILKIIDARKFSDSELQKVYDILCTVLAGYFDSKKSQIKSEFLKEIFRRRPWIGHHLFSFILEKCGSAKSGFRQVEALDLVMEILKSMVPLSSDEASRDTSKKAMKSHLGNLSRLIKELATHMPEKQSRKSEVRKFCSKIFQMVSSVNLTKSFLKYLTPDAHAACESELGEAFLNLKKIE